From the Deltaproteobacteria bacterium genome, the window GTGTGCAAGGCAATTGCGGAGAAGAAGTAAGCACGTAAAGTGTAAAACGTAAAGCGTAAAACGTAACCGCCCCTCCTTCCCTATTACGTTTTACGCTTCAGTTACGCGAATTGTCTAAAGTCATAAAAAGAGAGAGGTGTGAAGAAGAGACACCTCTCCGCTTCAAGTCATATGGCCACTGTTTTCATTCCTGCGTTAATGCGTAAATTGACGAGAGGGCAAGATCGAACCACGGCAACTGGAGCGACGCTCGGAGAGCTGATTAACGATCTTGACCGCCAGTTCCCCGGTTTTCGCGAGCGTGTGGTTGAGCATGGTGATTTAGCAGGTTCGATTGCCGTCTCGATCAATGGAGAAGTTATCACTGGAGGTTTATCTGAACCTATTCCGGCTGACAGCGAGATCCATTTTGTTCCCGCTATTGCTGGAGGATGAACACTCGTGTAGTTGATTGAGTCTGAGGGGGAAGGGCGTATGACGTTCTTCCCCATTTTTTTGCAAAATAATACTGAGGAGGTAACTCATGGCGACGGTGCAGGAGGCCAAATTCAAAGTCATCGGTACCCGTCCGATTCGGCACGACGGTGTAGACAAAGTCACAGGTCGTGCCAAATATGGAGCCGACATTAGTTTACCGGGATTGCTGCATGGAAAGGTGCTACGCAGCCCCCATGCGCATGCCAGGATCAAATCGATAGACGCTTCTGCAGCCTTGAAACTGCCCGGCGTGAAAGCTGTCATTACTGGGAAAGATCTTCCGGAACTCCCCTCTGGTGCCCAACAGATGGGCGAGATGGTGATTAACCCGCGCTTTCTCTCGATGAATGTGCTAGCCAAAGATAAGGCGTTGTACAACGGTCATGCGATTGCCGCGGTTGCTGCGACCAGCCCACATATCGCCGAAGAAGCCTTGGCACTGATCAAAGTTGAGTATGAAGTGCTGCCGGCAGTGCTTGATGTCCGTCAATCGATGGCAGCCACTGGGGCCCAGATTCTCCATGCTGATATGCGCACGGCAGGTACCCCGGAGCCAAGCGATAAAGAGACCAACGTCGCTAACCAAGTCCGTTTTGCTCGTGGCGATGTTGAAGCTGGGTTCAAAGCCGCGGCTGTCGTTGTTGAACGTGAGTTTGACACCTCCATGGTGCATCAGGGCTATATTGAGCCCCACAATGCCGTGGCGCAGTATAACTCAGATGGTCATGGGACCATCTGGTGTAGCACGCAAGGGACATTCTCGGTGCGTGAACTGAGCGCGCATATCCTGCAAATGCCGGTCGGCAGCATCAAAGTTGTGCCCGCGGAAATTGGTGGTGGCTTTGGTGGCAAAACCACTGTCTATCTCGAACCACTGGCACTGTTTCTCTCGCGTAAAACAGGCAAACCCGTGAAGATGGTGATGAGCCGCAGTGAAGTGCTGCGCGCCACTGGTCCGACGTCTGGTTCTCACATTAAGTGCAAAATTGGCGCGACCAAAGACGGCAAGATTACTGCTGCGCAAATGTGGTTAGCATACGAGGCAGGAGCGTTCCCTGGCTCGCCGGTTGGTGCTGGCTGTATGACCGTGCTGGCTCCCTATGCGCTCGAAAACCTGCAGATCGATGGGTTCGATGTGGTGCTCAACAAGCCTAAGACCTGCGCGTACCGTGCGCCTGGTGCGACCAATGCATCATTTGCGGCAGAGACCGTACTTGATGAAGTCGCTGAGAAACTCGGCATCGATCCGATCGAGTTCCGTCGTATCAATGGTGCCAAGGAAGGGACTGCC encodes:
- a CDS encoding MoaD/ThiS family protein yields the protein MKKRHLSASSHMATVFIPALMRKLTRGQDRTTATGATLGELINDLDRQFPGFRERVVEHGDLAGSIAVSINGEVITGGLSEPIPADSEIHFVPAIAGG
- a CDS encoding xanthine dehydrogenase family protein molybdopterin-binding subunit gives rise to the protein MATVQEAKFKVIGTRPIRHDGVDKVTGRAKYGADISLPGLLHGKVLRSPHAHARIKSIDASAALKLPGVKAVITGKDLPELPSGAQQMGEMVINPRFLSMNVLAKDKALYNGHAIAAVAATSPHIAEEALALIKVEYEVLPAVLDVRQSMAATGAQILHADMRTAGTPEPSDKETNVANQVRFARGDVEAGFKAAAVVVEREFDTSMVHQGYIEPHNAVAQYNSDGHGTIWCSTQGTFSVRELSAHILQMPVGSIKVVPAEIGGGFGGKTTVYLEPLALFLSRKTGKPVKMVMSRSEVLRATGPTSGSHIKCKIGATKDGKITAAQMWLAYEAGAFPGSPVGAGCMTVLAPYALENLQIDGFDVVLNKPKTCAYRAPGATNASFAAETVLDEVAEKLGIDPIEFRRINGAKEGTAQPAGPQFRRIGFLETLEAAKNSEHYKSQLPKATNGKKYGRGVASGFWFNAGMQSTATVSINADGTANVVTGSPDIGGSRASCAMIAAEVLGLKAEQVNPVVADTDSIGHTDVTGGSRVTFATGYAVYEAAQEAVKLLKERAAVLWKTKPEEVSYQDGVASFGQESMPLKQLAGRLARAGGPVTGSASVNPRGIGPAFATHIVDVEVDPETGKVDVLRYTAIQDVGKAIHPSYVEGQIQGGVAQGIGWALNEEYFYDDNGVMRNSGFLDYRMPTTLDLPMIDTVLLEVPNPGHPVGIRGVGEVPIVPPPAAIANALHNALGVRLEQLPMSPPKIVKAVLEKK